From the Helianthus annuus cultivar XRQ/B chromosome 17, HanXRQr2.0-SUNRISE, whole genome shotgun sequence genome, the window tttttaaaaaattccTGGTTATATATAGATGCGAATGATCGTTTGGTAAAATTTAGACGATTTTCTTTTGTATCTAACATGTtcaaagtgaaaaaaaaaatataaaaatatgattCATTCTTGATTTATAGTGACACATATGATAGGTTGATTCTCGGTTAGCTATTAGTCTATTATGATAGGTTGATTCTTGATTTACATTGACACATATAATAGGCTTCGAGTTGGTTCGGTTGATTTTAATgaagttttctttaaaaaaaactatTAGCCTATTATGGTATGTCATACACTCATTCTAATACCATGATTTTGCTAATTTCTATGTTTAGTGCTATAACTTTAATGGTCATTTAAAAAACATAGTTTACATTATGTAATTTGTTAAGGCCTTAAAGTAAGGGGCATATATTTTTATCTTGGCCGGAGCACCTAAATCCTCAGTACGACGTCTATAAAAATTGCAAcaaatgttttagaaaatatgactttttaaacatttttctgTCATATTATAATAAGATAtgtattattactattactattactgttAACGCACATCTATAAATATCTGAATTAGAGTTTTAGATCTTTTAAATTAAGTTAATACACTTGCAACACTCCAAAATCATGACCGGAAATTCTGGACCAACAAACTAAAACTTGAATCACAAAAATGATACACATAACAAATCTTACAATATTTATCTTCCTAGCCTATCTAATAATAATACAATGAAAATCTCATAAACTATTTCCTATTATTTATAGCAGTACGTTAACAATAACTATAAAAAATATGTATAATTAAATTATTCGTTAACATACTTTAGACATTTATTACATTTTCATAAACACTAGCTAAATGTTTAATTAACATTGTTTGTTTCTGAGTTTAACACCCACATACATGCAGGTGAAAATGTTTCGTGGTCGCATGACAGTTACAAACACCCAACTTCAAACCAAACTTAACAAACTCACCTCCTATGCTTGTCACTCCCTTTCACACAAACTACCACATTTTCGATTAACTTCCCCTATAAAGTTGATCAAACACACCCATTCGATTCAACGACAATCCGAACCACCCTCGATGAACCTCCTTCGCGACGCCAAGGTCGTCCGCTTAATAAGCCACCACGGAAAATTCCTCCACGCCAACAGCGACCAAGTATCCGTTTCCCAAGACCGCAATGAAAGCAACATGAACAACCGTTGGACCATCGAATTCGTCGATGACACACCCGATAATGTCACCATCATTCGCCTCAAATCATGCTACGATAAATACTTAACCGCCTCGGACCATCCTTTTCTGTTTGGGTTAACGGGAAAGAAGGTACTCCAGTCCACGCCAGCCCGCCTAGATTCGTCTGTCGAGTGGGAGCCGATCGGGGAAGGGAAGCAAATGAAGCTCAAGACGAGATACGGGCATTACTTGCGGGGTAACGGTGGACTTCCACCGTGGAAGAATTCAGTTACACATGACATACCGCACCGGACCGTTACCCAAGATTGGATTATCTGGCAAATCGATATCGTGGATACCGTCGACCAATCGATGCAGTTGGTTCCGTATTCGGATTCGTTTACTTCTGAACCGACCTCACCAGCATCGAGTTGGTCAAAGTCCCCGACTTTCTCCAATCACGAGGTATAAAGAAAGATTACGGGTTGTGCTAAACATACCCCGCTACGGGTGGGGTATGTTTAGCCACCGAAAGGTGACTTATATATATTCTAATCATGTAATATTTCAGGGTTTAATTTGGTTGTTTTTTTGCAGTCGATTGATTCGCCGCTTAAGAGAGAAGAAGGGCGAGCAATACATTACCGTGTGATCTCGGACAAGTTTGGAGAAAGCGACGAAAATGGACAAGGATTTTGCATTAGCTTTAAAGGAAACGAAGTTAACGAGTTGACTCGTATGTTGGAAGAAGAAACAAGACTACACAATATAACGGTGTGTTCTCAAAGTCCGTTAGACGGAAAGCTCTACCCGCTTCGATTACAGCTTCCTCCTAATAACGTCACCATGAAAGTCGTGGTGGTTCAAAACTCTAGCGAAGGCGAGAAACAATATCGGTTCAAGGTTCGAAGCTCCTCCAAATCGTCTTTTGGAGGATACTTTTGAGTTATGACAATAAACCCGTCAAATTTATCGTACAAGATAACGGTAAATTTGATGGGTTTGTTATACTTTGTCCGACTATAGAGTCATCAGGAATAATCTGATTATAGAGTTGTAAGGAATAATCTTATTAACCGACAACTTCATAAACCTCGATGAACATTTCGAGTTGCAAGTTGTTAATAACACCTCTCGATTGTGTCGTGATGTATGAGGACGGTTTAAATAAGTTTGTAACATGCTAATATTATATGTTTCTAATTTAATAGTGCATTGAATTACTTAAATCTCACCCTTATTTTACATAAACATTCTCATAGGCCCTCAACATAGGGAGAACAACAAAGTTCATTACAACCTTAAAACAACATTTCATCCGGAAATATAAGCAGACATCTAAACAACTTAAGATCTTctgtttgtttgattgtgtgtTTTCTTATCCAAGGATGAGAATTGAGGATGTTTTACCGGTCCTACTAATACTCGACTTCTTGAGGCAGTCTTGCGCGTCCTGCATACACGTACTGCATTTCCTCGGTCCATGTCTGCAAAACCCGTCAAAATTATcactaaaaaacacaaaaaccgATTATATAATTTGTTTAAGTTATAATGAAGTGTGATTAAAATTTACTTGATGACGGAATGCAATCCTCAATTTTGGTACATTTGTCTTCTGTATATCATTTCCTTCGGGTCCTCGCTTGTAGTACTTGCTTCCAAGCCAATGTGCCTGCAATGTCAATTAGATGTCATCACACGTATGAATATAAAAATGTACTTGAAAATCGAGATTTTACAACGTTGCCACGTCTCTACATGTTGCTTGAGTAAATTAACGGAGGGGGTAAATGTTGTGAATCTTAATTTTACCTTGGCTGCGTGTGAGAATCCAGACTGGTAAACGGAGTTTCTTGCTATCTCACAAAGGTCACAAGAACTTAGCTTCCAAACCTAAGGAGAACAATCGTGTAAGATTAAAGTAACAAGAACACAAATTAggaaaaaaaaacgaaaagtgtTTCTTACCTTGGCTGCAACACCGTATTCCTCCACCAAAGGTTCTTTTGTTAGATGAATTTGCAACGGGTCATCAGTTGAGAGCGAAACATTCATGCCACGCTGGAAAAACATGGGAAACGGGTTGCGATGGTAGTCCAGGAAAAGCGAATTATTGCTCAGTGGAGACATAGCCAACCCGATCTGAAACATAACGTTAATTAATACTTCGTAAACTCTTTTGCAAAAGGTGAGTTTAGTCAGTTAACGGCTAACCTGAGCAAGGTAGTACAAATACTGTAATACAGGAGATTTTCGTAAATTAATCCCATGTGAAATATTGTGGCATAGAAGAAATCCAGCTGCTAAATGGTCAATATCACCCGCCTGCAAATATTTTACATTAATTAAAATCAAGCACCATAAAGAAacaaaaaaactaaaattgaGAAACAAAAGTAAAGTTAATAAGTAATAACCTCTCCACAATGAGGCCGCAATCTAATTGTTGGCAGTCCTTTAGATTCACGAAGCTGAAGAAACAAAAATGAATTACGTatgcatttatttaaaaaaaactaaaactatCTAAAATAtttagagaaaaaaaaaatacaaaccttATTAAGGGTATAGAGGTTCGCATAGCAGTAATATGCATAATAAGAGTATGCAGGATTGAAATCATTTGTCCATTCAGCTGGCGTTGGCATATGCTTAGTGGGCCGTCTTTCGGGCTTGCTTTCATCATCCACAAGGTCAAGCCCAACAACCTGTTAAAAATTTGTTACGTTAAGAGTTGATCAAAGAATATTAGTAACAAAACGGTATACTTTACCTGCATTAGGAAAATGTGGAGTTGAGGATGAGATTTCGGATCAACTGTGACTTCAAAAAGAGGAATAAACACATTGTCCAAAATATTCTGAAAGGATGTCACTGTTCCCATACTCTTGTAAATGTTATATAACCGTGGAAGCTGAAAAATGGACCTCCATAAATATATCAACATATACAGATACACTAAGAATCTAAATGTATATATAGATTGATACATACTTGAATTAGCCAAACGGCATTTTCACTATAAATTGAATTGTTGATGAACCAACTCGCCAACTGATCCCATTCGCTTTGCTTCCTTCCGTATATCGACACCCTATACTCCGCCACCTGGTATTTACTTGCATCAAGATCGGATAAAACTTGCTTCGTTAATTCTCCCAAGAAACGACCTGAAATCACAAGAGCTTATAAtcatatatatatgtttataacGCGCGATTATAAAGTGAAGTGTTTACTTTAAACAGCGGACGGACCTTGAATCAAATTGTCTTGCTTTAAGAAGATCTCTCTGAGTCGACTCTGTCCACAAGGGTTGTACTTGAGATTAAACTTGTCGAAACGGTGAAATGTACTCTTGTCGGCATGCACGTCCAATAAGTCAACATTAAGGTCATACCTGAAGTCCATTTTTAGTCATAAGAGACACTTTATAAGCTaaaaatagagtaaaatgccatttttcgtccatgaggttcagccagttttgcgactttcatccaaag encodes:
- the LOC110920792 gene encoding uncharacterized protein LOC110920792, translated to MEFFEKAVAVRLRSHLDKYLVAGDDHQTVRQSRTAGSTPAARWLIEHVESNDHVIRLKSCYGRYLTACSTPVLLGTTGNKIIQSVTENSRDLAIEWQPVRDGFQFKFKSSVGTYLRANGAMPPWRNTVTHDGSFTSSTNNWILWDVEAVDVVEDESVSNCLSIVPSFPVVFDEISGPEVRSPMSRYASSFSPPTPAQLMKKVKMFRGRMTVTNTQLQTKLNKLTSYACHSLSHKLPHFRLTSPIKLIKHTHSIQRQSEPPSMNLLRDAKVVRLISHHGKFLHANSDQVSVSQDRNESNMNNRWTIEFVDDTPDNVTIIRLKSCYDKYLTASDHPFLFGLTGKKVLQSTPARLDSSVEWEPIGEGKQMKLKTRYGHYLRGNGGLPPWKNSVTHDIPHRTVTQDWIIWQIDIVDTVDQSMQLVPYSDSFTSEPTSPASSWSKSPTFSNHESIDSPLKREEGRAIHYRVISDKFGESDENGQGFCISFKGNEVNELTRMLEEETRLHNITVCSQSPLDGKLYPLRLQLPPNNVTMKVVVVQNSSEGEKQYRFKVRSSSKSSFGGYF